In Tenrec ecaudatus isolate mTenEca1 chromosome 4, mTenEca1.hap1, whole genome shotgun sequence, a single window of DNA contains:
- the FBXL2 gene encoding F-box/LRR-repeat protein 2 isoform X2, whose translation MGAPKSLTVCLLFRSTCYSLSRFCSKLKHLDLTSCVSVTNSSLKGISEGCRNLEYLNLSWCDEITKDGIEALGRGCRGLKALLLRGCTQLEDEALKHIQNYCHELVSLNLQSCSHITDEGVLQICRGCHRLQALCVSGCSNLTDASLTALGLNCPRLQILEAARCSHLTDAGFTLLARNCHGLEKLDLEECVLITDSTLIQLSIHCPKLQALSLSHCELITDDGILHLSNSTCGHARLRVLELDNCLLITDAALEHLESCRGLERLELYDCQQVTRAGIKRMRAQLPHVKVHAYFAPVTPPTAVGGSGQRLCRCCVVL comes from the exons ATGGGTGCACCAAAATCACTGACAG TTTGTCTGCTTTTTCGCAGCACGTGTTATAGCCTTAGCAGATTCTGTTCCAAGCTGAAACATCTGGATCTAACTTCCTGTGTGTCCGTCACAAACAGCTCTCTGAAAGGGATCAG CGAGGGTTGCCGAAACTTAGAGTACCTGAACCTCTCGTGGTGCGATGAGATCACGAAGGACGGCATCGAGGCCCTGGGGCGAGGCTGCCGGGGCCTGAAGGCTCTGCTCCTGAGAGGCTGCACTCAG TTAGAGGACGAAGCTCTGAAACACATTCAGAATTACTGCCATGAGCTCGTGAGCCTCAACTTACAGTCCTGCTCA CACATCACGGACGAAGGCGTGCTGCAGATCTGCAGGGGCTGCCACCGGCTGCAGGCTCTCTGCGTGTCCGGCTGCAGCAACCTCACAGACGCCTCTCTCACAGCCCTGGGCCTGAACTGCCCGAGGCTCCA gATCCTGGAGGCTGCCCGATGTTCCCATCTGACTGACGCAGGCTTTACACTTCTAGCTCGG AACTGTCACGGCCTGGAGAAGCTGGATCTGGAAGAGTGCGTGCTG ATCACAGACAGCACGCTGATCCAGCTCTCCATTCACTGTCCGAAACTGCAAGCCCTG AGCCTATCGCACTGCGAGCTCATCACGGACGATGGGATCCTGCACCTGAGTAACAGCACCTGCGGGCACGCGCGGCTCCGGGTGCTGGAGCTGGACAACTGCCTGCTCATCACGGACGCGGCCCTGGAGCACCTGGAGAGCTGCCGGGGCCTGGAGCGCCTGGAGCTCTACGACTGCCAGCAGGTCACCCGCGCAGGCATCAAGAGGATGCGG GCTCAGCTCCCGCATGTTAAAGTACATGCCTACTTTGCACCTGTCACCCCACCAACGGCAGTGGGAGGGAGTGGACAGCGGCTGTGCAGGTGCTGTGTTGTTCTCTGA